Proteins co-encoded in one Aspergillus flavus chromosome 2, complete sequence genomic window:
- a CDS encoding putative actin cortical patch component yields MAAHLLSWSSPLRTFGSTMSSMVAGRSNSTLATDAAAYQRAASANQTTRVSSRIEYFSRHYFDQDRPALTVPKIGPRVFSRRRVPNRQKFIEDQKTQGESRILEKYQTRDWRAGDIYTPHDLSAAEMKKWRKRYSPATDAFDSLNMNPLDLYKTSFGRPVLLPPGVSPLISHLMPKANDLLMRFKANKSIFLRSIDDPAIARQYTEHKAHTTVARFSPSGFYVASGDVTGLVRVWDCVGEGHTKGEYSIVNGRINDLAWDGDSQRIIAVGDGKQRYGHCITWDSGNTVGEIYGHTQQINSVSIRQQRPLRAAAAGDDKNLVFYHGAPFKFNTGIRDKHTNYIYGVGFSPDGSTLVSVGADRRIWLYDGKTGEPRGQIGEGEHKGSIFSVSWSKDSRKFVTASADKTVKSHHGSDNGTLWTGSFDGRVCSWDVPTGTAAEVDGESHSAYIAGLAPMQEGNGRIYSVAWDDTIRSMDVGTKTYTGSSSKLSGQPKGIAAAAAVLVGTSESVEIYKDGQKIGDFKSKFPITTVAAHGNTAAIGGDDSTVQICEISGATLIPKTDIKASRNPVSALAFSPNGSLLAVGDSRGRVLVYNVADATLVTDRWTAHTSRITSIAWNENGTHVVSGALDTNIFVWNLANPGEWLQATNAHKEGVNGVAWVSGSKIASAGADAAVKLWKVEGLE; encoded by the exons ATGGCTGCTCATCTCTTGTCTTGGTCATCTCCATTGCGCACCTTCGGGTCGACTATGAGCTCCATGGTTGCAGGTCGGTCGAATTCGACTCTCGCCACAGATGCCGCTGCTTATCAGCGTGCTGCCAGCGCTAATCAAA CCACCCGTGTTTCCAGCAGAATCGAGTACTTCTCGAGACATTACTTCGACCAGGACCGACCGGCACTGACCGTCCCGAAAATAGGGCCAAGAGTATTCAGCCGCCGTCGTGTACCAAACCGCCAAAAGTTCATCGAAGACCAAAAGACCCAAGGAGAGAGTCGAATCTTAGAGAAATACCAAACTCGTGATTGGCGAGCAGGCGATATCTACACACCTCATGATCTCAGTGCTGCCGAGATGAAGAAGTGGAGGAAGCGCTATAGCCCAGCCACAGATGCTTTTGATTCTTTGAACATGAATCCGCTAGACTTGTACAAG ACTTCATTTGGGCGGCCAGTCCTTCTACCACCAGGGGTCAGCCCACTCATCTCTCATCTGATGCCAAAGGCGAACGACTTGCTTATGCG GTTTAAGGCCAATAAATCCATATTCTTGCGTTCAATCGACGACCCCGCTATCGCGAGGCAGTACACCGAACATAAGGCGCACACTACGGTCGCACGGTTCTCACCATCTGGATTCTACGTCGCTAGCGGTGATGTAACAGGTTTAGTTCGAGTCTGGGACTGCGTCGGCGAAGGGCATACGAAGGGAGAATACAGTATTGTCAATGGCAGGATCAATGATCTCGCATGGGATGGGGATTCCCAGCGTATAATCGCCGTAGGTGACGGCAAACAACGATATGGCCACTGCATTACTTGGGATAGCGGAAATACTGTCGGGGAAATCTATGGCCACACCCAGCAGATTAACTCCGTTTCAATTAGGCAACAGCGGCCTCTGCGagctgccgctgctggtgATGACAAGAATTTAGTCTTCTACCATGGGGCACCATTCAAATTCAATACGGGCATCCGTGACAAACACACTAACTATATTTATGGCGTCGGCTTCAGTCCAGATGGCTCAACATTGGTTAGCGTTGGTGCTGACCGGAGAATCTGGCTCTATGATGGCAAGACGGGAGAACCAAGGGGCCAGATTGGGGAAGGCGAGCATAAGGGTAGTATTTTCAGTGTTTCATGGTCCAAGGACTCTCGGAAGTTTGTAACTGCGAGTGCCGACAAAACTGTCAAG TCCCACCATGGTAGCGACAATGGCACACTGTGGACTGGCAGTTTCGACGGCAGAGTCTGCAGCTGGGATGTGCCCACTGGAACTGCGGCGGAGGTGGACGGCGAAAGTCACTCGGCGTACATCGCAGGCCTTGCGCCGATGCAGGAAGGCAATGGTAGAATCTACAGCGTGGCCTGGGACGACACCATTAGATCTATGGACGTTGGGACTAAAACGTATACCGGAAGCTCTTCCAAGTTATCTGGACAACCTAAGGGTAtcgctgcagctgcagcggTATTGGTAGGGACCTCGGAGAGTGTTGAGATCTACAAAGACGGCCAGAAGATCGGCGACTTCAAATCTAAGTTTCCCATAACTACTGTGGCAGCACATGGAAACACGGCAGCTATCGGCGGCGATGATTCAACTGTTCAAATCTGCGAAATCTCGGGCGCTACTTTGATTCCTAAGACGGATATTAAAGCTTCTCGGAATCCCGTGTCTGCATTGGCTTTCTCGCCGAACGGCTCCCTGCTAGCTGTTGGCGATTCACGTGGTCGCGTTCTTGTTTACAACGTCGCCGATGCCACTCTAGTTACAGACCGTTGGACGGCACATACTTCGCGGATCACTTCCATTGCATGGAATGAAAATGGTACACACGTTGTGAGCGGAGCATTGGACACCAATATATTCGTGTGGAACTTGGCCAATCCCGGAGAATGGCTCCAAGCTACTAATGCTCACAAAGAAGGTGTTAACGGTGTAGCTTGGGTGTCGGGGTCGAAGATTGCATCGGCTGGTGCAGATGCAGCAGTCAAGTTGTGGAAAGTAGAAGGTTTGGAATAG
- a CDS encoding Ypt/Rab-specific GTPase-activating protein — MVQLDRTEYVQPYWCKITLFNWLRTLLCLSSATNSLLISLQRRTGSPFWKGRSVSQNHGPPKPNDQSTVVGSSYSHANILKGISQQHTRPRTPPRSSSTNPQNFSPSSHQPASWSASPRRSYTSIINQGVDSWSRDQMEDEEDEEDEDIVYDDDEDEFGLPSITSMRKKPKQNVDPLPSRIVDPGGRIGGSASALSVGLGNSRQRANSSDIAEERGVPMYPTARKGEGKILRPQYKDILRDPANALNLIDHAPPPKSATPKEMDQYSSRISRINKFKRLLQTSTVPLTELRNLAWSGVPDEVRAMTWQLLLGYLPTNCERRISTLERKRKEYLDGVRQAFERGSTTGAGNPTASTTGRGRGLDEAIWHQISIDVPRTCPHIQLYGYEATQRSLERILYVWAIRHPASGYVQGINDLATPFWQVFLGVYVTDLNVEEGMDPGQLPKSVLDAVEADTFWCLTKLLDGIQDNYIYAQPGIHRQVRALRDLTMRIDATLAKHLENEGVEFMQFSFRWMNCLLMREMSVQNTIRMWDTYMAEEQGFSRFHLYVCAAFLVKWSDQLVKMDFQEVMMFLQALPTKDWTEQDIELLLSEAFIWQSLFQDSRAHLRSTGDPSPDNGLQ, encoded by the exons ATGGTCCAACTTG ACCGTACTGAGTATGTGCAACCCTACTGGTGCAAGATAACCCTGTTCAATTGGCTACGCACTCTACTGTGTCTCTCTTCTGCTACCAATTCCTTGCTAATCTCTCTTCAAAGGAGAACGGGGTCGCCCTTCTGGAAGGGAAGATCAGTTTCCCAGAACCACGGCCCCCCCAAACCCAATGATCAAAGTACCGTTGTTGGCTCTTCATATTCTCACGCAAATATCTTGAA AGGTATATCGCAACAACATACGCGCCCGCGGACACCGCCCCGATCATCGTCTACCAATCCTCAGAACTTCTCGCCATCCTCCCATCAGCCTGCATCATGGTCTGCCTCTCCTCGTAGATCGTACACCAGTATAATAAACCAAGGAGTCGATTCATGGAGTCGCGATCAaatggaagacgaagaagacgaggaagatgaagacattgtttatgatgatgatgaggacgagtTTGGGCTTCCCAGCATTACTAGCATgcggaagaagccgaagcagAATGTCGACCCTCTCCCATCCCGGATTGTTGACCCAGGAGGTCGAATTGGAGGCAGTGCCTCGGCCCTTAGTGTTGGTCTAGGGAACAGTAGGCAGCGTGCCAACAGCTCGGATATTGCAGAGGAACGAGGTGTCCCTATGTACCCAACAGCTAGAaagggggaagggaaaataCTTCGGCCTCagtataaagatattttaagaG ATCCTGCGAACGCTTTGAATCTTATTGACCATGCTCCGCCCCCCAAGAGTGCAACTCCAAAAGAAATGGACCAATACTCGAGCCGCATTTCGAGAATCAACAAGTTTAAACGCCTTTTGCAGACAAGCACGGTTCCTTTAACAGAATTAAGAAACCTGGCATGGTCAGGAGTCCCCGATGAAGTACGGGCAATGACCTGGCAACTTCTCCTAGGCTATCTCCCTACGAATTGTGAACGACGTATTTCGACTCTGGAAAGGAAGCGCAAGGAATATTTAGATGGCGTTCGCCAGGCTTTCGAGCGCGGCAGCACCACAGGTGCTGGTAACCCTACTGCTTCGACAACAGGGCGTGGCAGAGGGCTGGACGAGGCAATATGGCATCAAATCAGTATAGATGTCCCTCGCACTTGTCCACATATTCAACTCTACGGCTATGAGGCTACTCAACGCTCGCTAGAAAGGATTCTTTATGTTTGGGCCATTCGACACCCAGCCAGCGGCTATGTGCAAGGGATCAATGATCTCGCCACGCCTTTTTGGCAAGTTTTCCTAGGTGTCTATGTTACGGATCTCAATGTAGAAGAAGGGATGGATCCGGGTCAATTGCCCAAGAGCGTGCTGGACGCGGTCGAAGCGGATACATTCTGGTGTCTTACGAAGCTCCTTGACGGCATTCAGGacaattatatatatgctCAGCCTGGTATACACCGGCAGGTTAGAGCACTGCGTGATTTAACTATGCGCATTGACGCTACTCTCGCGAAACATTTGGAGAATGAAGGTGTTGAATTCATGCAATTTAGTTTCCGATGGATGAACTGCTTGCTCATGCGTGAAATGAGCGTCCAGAACACCATACGCATGTGGGATACGTACATG GCCGAGGAGCAGGGCTTTTCACGATTTCACCTTTATGTGTGTGCGGCCTTTCTAGTCAAATGGTCGGACCAGTTGGTAAAGATGGATTTCCAG GAAGTCATGATGTTTTTGCAAGCCCTCCCAACCAAAGACTGGACGGAGCAAGATATTGAACTCCTGTTGAGCGAAGCATTCATTTGGCAAAGCCTGTTTCAAGACTCTCGGGCTCATCTTCGTTCCACTGGTGACCCATCCCCCGATAATGGGTTGCAGTGA
- a CDS encoding putative mRNA splicing factor, with the protein MASGRKDFLSQPAPENYVAGLGRGATGFTTRSDLGPAREGPTPEQIQAALAKRAQLLGAAPPTAYGAGREKGGKEDKAEEEEDDERFQDPDNEVGLFAYGQFDQEDDEADRIYREVDEKMDKRRKARREIRERQEREDYERKNPKIQQQFADLKRSLASVSEDDWANLPEVGDLTGKNRRAKQNLRQRFYAVPDSVLASARDSTQFETTVTDDGAHTDIQGEGVDGTITNFADISAARDKALKVKLDQAAISSSGDSASGSATSIDPKGYLTSLTQSELKAGEVEIGDIKRVRVLLESVTRTNPKHAPGWIALARLEELAGRIVAARNCIAKGCELCPKSEDAWLENIRLNEGHNAKVIAANAIQNNDRSTRLWIEAMRLESEPRAKKNVLRQAILHIPQSVVIWKEAVNLEEDPVDARLLLAKAVEMIPLSVELWLALARLETPENAQKVLNAARKAVPTSYEIWIAASRLQEQMGTFNKVNVMKRAVQSLARENAMLKREEWIAEAENCEEEGAILTCGAIIRETLGWGLDEDDDRKDIWMDDAKASIARGKYETARAIYAYALRVFVNRRSIWLAAADLERNHGTKEALWQVLEKAVEACPQSEELWLLLAKEKWQTGEIDEARRVLGRAFNQNPNNEDIWLAAVKLEADARQTDQARELLATARREAGTDRVWVKSVAFERQLGNADEALDLVNQGLQLYPKADKLWMMKGQIYESQNKYPQAREAYGTGTRACSRSVPLWLLASRLEEKAGAVVKARSVLDRARLAVPKSAELWTESVRVERRANNIAQAKILMAKALQEVPTSGLLWSESIWHLEPRAQRKARSLEAIKKVDNDPILFITVARIFWGERRLEKAMTWFEKAIVSDSDLGDGWAWYYKFLLQHGTEEKRADVVSKCISTEPKHGEVWQSVAKNPANAHKSTEEILKMVAERLV; encoded by the exons ATGGCCTCCGGGCGGAAGGACTTTTTGAGCCAGCCGGCCCCCGAAAACTATGTTGCAGGTCTCGGTAGAGGTGCGACTGGCTTCACCACTCGTTCGGACCTAGGGCCTGCGCGTGAAGGTCCCACGCCGGAGCAGATTCAAGCAGCGCTCGCAAAGAGGGCACAGCTGCTTGGTGCAGCGCCTCCGACAGCATATGGCGCAGGGCGTGAGAAAGGtggcaaagaagacaaggctgaggaagaagaggacgatgaaCGTTTCCAGGATCCGGACAATGAAGTTGGGCTTTTCGCATACGGACAGttcgatcaagaagatgacgaagcaGACCGGATATACAGAGAGGTAGATGAGAAGATGGACAAGCGCCGGAAAGCAAGAAG GGAAATCCGGGAACGTCAAGAACGAGAAGACTACGAACGGAAAAACCCGAAAATCCAACAACAGTTCGCCGATTTAAAGCGCTCATTGGCCTCCGTCTCCGAAGACGACTGGGCCAATCTCCCTGAAGTTGGAGATCTTACAGGCAAGAATAGAAGAGCGAAACAGAACCTCCGACAACGATTTTACGCAGTACCAGATAGTGTTCTCGCCAGTGCAAGAGACTCTACCCAATTCGAGACTACTGTTACAGATGACGGTGCTCATACCGACATTCAGGGGGAAGGAGTGGACGGGACAATCACCAATTTTGCGGATATCAGTGCTGCTCGTGACAAGGCCCTTAAAGTCAAGCTTGACCAAGCAGCTATAAGTTCATCTGGGGATTCGGCTTCTGGAAGTGCCACTAGCATTGACCCAAAGGGTTATCTCACGAGTCTCACGCAGTCCGAGCTAAAAGCTGGTGAAGTGGAGATAGGCGATATCAAACGAGTTCGCGTTTTGCTAGAATCTGTGACGAGGACTAATCCAAAGCACGCACCTGGGTGGATTGCACTTGCTCGTCTGGAGGAGCTTGCTGGTAGAATTGTGGCTGCTAGAAACTGCATCGCCAAGGGATGTGAGCTGTGTCCGAAAAGTGAAGACGCATGGCTTGAGAATATTCGACTCAATGAAGGTCATAATGCGAAGGTAATCGCTGCAAATGCCATTCAGAATAATGATCGCTCTACAAGACTCTGGATTGAGGCTATGAGGTTGGAATCTGAGCCTCGTGCAAAGAAAAACGTTCTGAGACAGGCCATTCTCCACATTCCTCAATCAGTTGTCATTTGGAAAGAAGCTGTCAACTTGGAAGAAGACCCTGTAGATGCACGCCTCCTTCTCGCAAAGGCAGTTGAAATGATACCATTGTCTGTGGAGTTGTGGCTTGCCCTTGCCCGGCTTGAGACACCTGAGAACGCCCAAAAGGTCTTGAACGCTGCTAGGAAAGCTGTCCCTACGAGCTACGAGATATGGATTGCTGCTTCACGACTGCAGGAGCAGATGGGGACATTCAATAAGGTGAATGTGATGAAGAGGGCTGTACAGTCCCTCGCCAGAGAGAACGCTATGCTTAAGAGGGAGGAGTGGATAGCAGAAGCTGAGAATTGTGAAGAGGAGGGAGCTATTCTTACTTGCGGGGCGATTATCCGGGAGACTTTAGGATGGGGtctggatgaagacgatgataGGAAAGACATCTGGATGGATGATGCAAAGGCCAGTATTGCCAGGGGCAAATACGAGACTGCGAGAGCCATCTATGCCTATGCGTTGCGCGTGTTTGTGAACCGCAGATCTATTTGGCTTGCAGCTGCAGACCTTGAACGTAATCATGGTACGAAGGAAGCGTTATGGCAAGTCCTTGAGAAGGCTGTGGAAGCTTGCCCACAGAGTGAAGAGCTATGGCTGCTCCTTgcgaaagagaaatggcAAACTGGAGAAATCGATGAGGCCAGACGAGTACTGGGACGCGCTTTTAACCAGAATCCCAATAACGAGGATATTTGGCTTGCTGCTGTTAAGCTCGAGGCCGACGCCCGGCAAACAGACCAGGCTAGAGAGCTCCTTGCGACTGCTCGTCGGGAAGCCGGAACAGACCGTGTTTGGGTGAAAAGTGTCGCCTTTGAGCGACAACTGGGTAATGCAGATGAGGCGCTAGACCTAGTAAATCAGGGCCTTCAACTATACCCGAAGGCGGACAAGCTTTGGATGATGAAGGGTCAAATCTATGAATCCCAGAATAAGTACCCGCAAGCCCGGGAGGCGTATGGAACAGGTACTCGTGCGTGTTCCAGATCGGTTCCGTTGTGGCTGTTGGCTTCAAGACTGGAAGAAAAGGCTGGTGCTGTCGTCAAGGCTCGCTCTGTTCTTGACAGAGCTCGGCTTGCTGTTCCTAAGAGTGCTGAACTGTGGACAGAAAGTGTTCGTGTTGAACGGCGTGCAAACAATATCGCCCAAGCTAAGATCTTGATGGCAAAGGCATTGCAGGAAGTTCCAACATCTGGATTGTTATGGAGTGAGAGTATCTGGCATCTCGAACCGCGGGCACAACGCAAGGCTCGCAGCTTGGAGGCTATCAAGAAGGTTGATAATGACCCGATATTATTCATTACAGTGGCTAGGATTTTCTGGGGAGAGCGTCGACTGGAGAAAGCAATGACATGGTTTGAAAAGGCGATTGTGTCCGACAGCGATTTAGGGGACGGTTGGGCTTGGTATTACAAGTTCCTATTGCAGCATGGAACAGAGGAGAAGCGGGCAGATGTGGTATCGAAGTGCATCTCTACAGAGCCCAAACATGGCGAAGTCTGGCAATCGGTGGCTAAAAATCCTGCTAACGCGCACAAGTCGACCGAGGAgattttgaagatggttGCCGAGCGACTTGTGTAG
- a CDS encoding NAD-specific glutamate dehydrogenase has translation MVSSTASSSPQPDGYLNGANTLPVRPGPKLYGSNDGAQSGAGTPIGFQRHPHNKFLENVTGSNVRQPSPQPTHLGFPGGGLHRILSEEDPGYIAAKFEGKEKQMEQVMDQLESKGFIPTEFVAGEAEWFYNQLGIDDTYFQTETVDAIVTQILSLYAAKVAAYARDDKKLEIRLDKEAEDHAVYIDTSKPGITSVDGPRYEQRIEKKYVNGSTPSNSYRVETFRSPTPIPGDDGQQLRCYFVYKCQFVNPNPGPNETNIDIIGEKRFLQKATENTKAIYQEIITNAVNRSGPVIEMFEIEKSREKRLVIAYRQGSAMGLFSALSDLYHYYRLTSSRKYLENFSNGITVISLYLRPLKDAEIAAKYPPIEAAVHQIIKEVSLLYCIPQNRFQHHFAVGRLSLQETIYAHCAWVFVQQFLNRLGSEYTSLTDVLDSNNSVHAELLAKIKKRLRTETFTSDYISEIVNKYPELIHKLYLDFANTHYVQTRGPAEDDFLPTLSYLRLQVDEVLDGAKLKQLISSTVANEHDEMVMSAFRVFNAAILKTNFFTPTKVALSFRLNPDFLPEHEYPQRLYGMFLVISSEFRGFHLRFRDIARGGIRIVKSRNKEAYSINARSLFDENYNLANTQQRKNKDIPEGGAKGVILLDVNHQDKAAVAFEKYIDSILDLLLPPVSPGIKDPIVDLHGKDEILFMGPDENTAELVDWATEHARNRGAPWWKSFFTGKSPKLGGIPHDTYGMTTLSVRQYVLGIYRKLKIDPSTVRKLQTGGPDGDLGSNEILLANEKYTAIVDGSGVIVDPNGLDHEELVRLAKKRVTISEFDLSKLSPEGYRVLVDESNVKLPNGEFIHNGMIFRNTFHLRRELPYDVFVPCGGRPESIDLSTVGKLIHNGKSTIPYIVEGANLFITQDSKLRLERSGCILFKDASANKGGVTSSSLEVLASLSFNDDEFVENMCVREDGSVPTFYQDYVKQVQEVIKQNATLEFEAIWREHEQTGLLRSVLSDRLSLAITKLDEELQKTELWDNVELRRSVLDDALPKLLLNKIGLDTILQRVPENYLRAIFGSYLASRFVYEYGSNPSQFSFFDFMTKRLSKAMA, from the exons ATGGTGTCTTCTActgcttcttcatccccACAGCCGGATGGGTACCTCAATGGCGCCAACACCCTACCCGTGCGCCCAGGCCCCAAGCTCTACGGCAGTAATGATGGCGCTCAATCTGGCGCTGGGACTCCCATTGGATTCCAGAGACATCCTCATAACAAGTTTCTTGAGAATGTAACCGGATCAAATGTGCGTCAACCGTCACCTCAGCCCACCCATCTGGGCTTCCCCGGCGGTGGTCTGCACCGAATCTTATCAGAGGAGGATCCGGGCTATATTGCTGCCAAGTtcgaagggaaagagaagcaaatgGAGCAGG TTATGGACCAGCTGGAAAGCAAAGGCTTTATTCCGACGGAATTCGTCGCTGGGGAAGCCGAATGGTTTTACAATCAACTTGGGATTGATGATACATACTTCCAAACCGAGACCGTTGATGCTATCGTCACACAGATCCTTTCTCTCTATGCTGCCAAGGTTGCAGCGTACGCTCGTGATGATAAGAAACTCGAGATCCGTTTAGATAAGGAGGCTGAGGATCATGCGGTCTACATTGACACAAGCAAGCCCGGCATCACGTCGGTCGACGGCCCTCGGTATGAGCAGAGAATTGAGAAGAAATACGTAAACGGATCCACACCTAGTAACAGCTATCGGGTTGAGACTTTCCGTTCGCCAACACCAATTCCTGGGGACGATGGCCAGCAACTCCGGTGCTACTTTGTTTACAAGTGCCAGTTCGTCAACCCTAACCCGGGTCCGAATGAAACAAACATTGATATTATCGGTGAAAAGAGATTCTTGCAAAAGGCAACGGAAAATACTAAGGCCATCTATCAAGAAATTATCACGAATGCCGTTAATCGATCAGGTCCTGTCATTGAAATGTTCGAGATCGAGAAGAGTCGCGAAAAAAGGCTGGTCATCGCTTATCGCCAGGGCTCTGCTATGGGTCTATTCAGTGCACTCTCTGATCTTTACCACTACTACCGCCTGACAAGCTCCCGTAAATATCTGGAGAACTTTTCTAACGGCATCACGGTCATATCTCTCTATCTTCGCCCACTGAAAGATGCTGAAATCGCCGCTAAGTATCCTCCTATCGAGGCAGCCGTTCACCAGATCATCAAGGAGGTCTCACTTCTCTACTGCATCCCCCAGAACAGATTCCAGCATCACTTTGCGGTCGGTCGTCTTAGCTTGCAGGAGACCATCTATGCCCATTGTGCGTGGGTCTTCGTCCAACAGTTTCTTAATCGCTTGGGCTCTGAGTACACCTCTCTGACCGATGTTCTGGACTCCAATAATAGTGTCCACGCAGAGCTGTTAgccaagatcaagaagaggTTGCGTACCGAGACTTTCACATCCGACTATATTTCGGAGATCGTTAACAAGTACCCGGAACTCATCCACAAGCTCTACCTGGATTTTGCCAATACTCATTACGTTCAAACACGTGGTCCTGCGGAAGATGATTTTCTTCCAACCCTGAGCTATTTGCGCCTCCAGGTTGACGAAGTCCTCGATGGTGCGAAGCTGAAACAGCTCATCTCAAGCACAGTGGCCAATGAACACGACGAGATGGTCATGAGCGCCTTCCGCGTGTTCAACGCCGCCATCCTCAAgaccaacttcttcaccCCCACTAAGGTCGCCCTTAGTTTCCGACTTAACCCAGATTTCCTGCCGGAACACGAGTATCCTCAGCGTCTCTATGGCATGTTTCTAGTCATTAGCTCAGAGTTCCGAGGCTTCCATCTACGATTCCGGGATATCGCTCGTGGTGGCATTCGTATCGTCAAGAGCAGGAATAAAGAAGCCTACAGCATTAATGCCCGCTCACTGTTCGATGAGAATTACAATTTGGCCAACACCCAACAGCGCAAAAATAAAGACATCCCCGAAGGTGGTGCAAAGGGCGTGATACTCCTAGATGTGAACCATCAGGACAAAGCAGCTGTCGCTTTCGAGAAGTACATTGACAGCATTCTCGATCTCCTGCTGCCTCCTGTCAGCCCCGGCATCAAAGATCCTATCGTTGACTTGCATGGAAAGGATGAGATCCTTTTCATGGGGCCCGATGAGAACACGGCCGAGTTGGTGGACTGGGCTACAGAGCATGCAAGGAATCGTGGAGCTCCTTGGTGGAAGTCATTCTTTACTGGCAAAAGTCCCAAGCTGGGCGGTATCCCGCATGATACTTACGGCATGACAACCTTGTCTGTTCGCCAATATGTTCTTGGTATCTACCGGAAGTTGAAGATTGACCCATCCACGGTTCGTAAGCTTCAAACCGGTGGCCCCGATGGTGACCTGGGATCAAACGAGATTCTTCTGGCCAACGAGAAATACACCGCTATCGTCGATGGTTCCGGTGTTATTGTTGATCCAAATGGTCTGGACCATGAGGAGCTGGTCCGGCTTGCAAAGAAGCGCGTGACTATCTCCGAATTTGACTTGTCGAAACTCTCCCCTGAAGGCTACCGTGTTCTGGTGGATGAGAGCAACGTTAAGTTGCCGAATGGCGAGTTCATCCACAACGGGATGATCTTCCGCAACACTTTCCATTTGCGCCGAGAACTTCCCTATGATGTCTTTGTCCCTTGTGGCGGGCGACCGGAGTCCATTGATCTTTCTACTGTTGGAAAACTTATTCACAACGGCAAATCCACCATCCCATACATTGTCGAGGGTGCCAACTTGTTCATCACACAAGACAGTAAACTCCGGCTCGAAAGGTCCGGCTGTATACTGTTTAAGGATGCATCAGCAAATAAGGGTGGCGTGACTTCGTCGTCACTAGAGGTCCTTGCGTCGTTGTCCTTCAATGACGATGAGTTCGTCGAAAACATGTGTGTCCGTGAAGATGGCAGTGTTCCCACATTCTACCAGGATTATGTCAAGCAGGTTCAGGAGGTCATCAAGCAGAATGCCACCCTCGAGTTCGAGGCCATCTGGCGTGAACATGAGCAAACTGGCCTTCTCCGCAGCGTCCTCAGTGATCGCCTCAGTCTGGCTATTACCAAGCTCGATGAGGAGTTACAGAAGACCGAGTTATGGGACAATGTTGAACTCCGCCGCTCGGTCCTTGATGACGCTTTGCCCAAGCTACTTCTGAACAAGATTGGCCTCGACACAATCTTGCAGCGA GTTCCTGAGAACTATCTCCGGGCCATATTTGGCAGCTACCTCGCAAGTCGGTTTGTATACGAGTATGGCAGCAACCCTAGCCAgttctccttctttgactt CATGACCAAGCGACTTTCCAAGGCTATGGCATAA